In Chroogloeocystis siderophila 5.2 s.c.1, the genomic stretch GGCAACGATCGCATTGTCGGTGAATATGGTTACGATACGCTTGTAGGTGGCGCGGGCGCAGATACCTTTGTTTTCTACTCTCCCTTCGTAGGAGTTGATACAATTAAAGACTTCAAGTATTGAGAGGGAGACAAAATAGAAGTCTCCGCTTCTGGATTTGGTATCACTCCAGGTGTCAACCAGTACAATGGTTTCAATTTCAACGGCGATACGGGTGCTTTATCGTTCAACGGCACGCAGTTTGCCACACTTCAACTCGGTTCAGGCTTTGTTCCTAGCTTGGACATTACCATTGTTTAAACATAATTGTTTTAATGACTTTAGGCAATCCTTTATGTGGATTGCCTAATTTTTATGTCTTCGTTCAGCTATAAATAAGTCACTTTAAAAACACATCAAAGTTTCCCGTGTTTCTCGCCCTGTTGTTGGGTTAGTTCCTTTCGCTACTTTGCACAGCTTGTCTTGTTCGTCTCGGCGCAACAACACGTCAGTAAAGTCAGCCCCATCAATAATCGCCTTGTCAAATTTAGCATTTGCCGCAAATGCACCTTCTAAAACCGCATCCTTTAAATTAGCATTACTCAACCGCGCTGAATCTAACGTTGCATTCGTCAAATTTGCGCCTTCGAGATTAGCTGACTCTAAGTTCGCTGCAAATAAACTGACACCTTCTAAATTTGCGTGGCTGAAATTGCTGTTACGCAAATTGGCATGATTAAAACTAGAGTCGGTTAAATCACGCCCTGAAAAATCAGAGTTCAGTAAAATTTCTTTGTTGTAATCAAGTGCGATCGCACTGGGAATACTTATATACAGTGGAGACGCGATCACACTCACAACTAGCACCCAAAATGCTATCCAGCGACATACCCTGAATATAGTCTTTACCATCCAATCCTCTCGCCTATAAATCATTCTTATTCCAGCCAATGACAAACCCTCCTGCTTCTTATTATCCCGATATTGGTGTATTAGGAGAAGACCTCGTTGCACAATGGTTACAATTACAAGGTTGCAAAATTCTGCATCGTCGCTGGCGCTGTCGTTGGGGCGAACTCGATATCGTTGCCCAACAAGAAGCTACCACACCATTCGTTACTTTTGTCGAAGTTAAAACTCGTAGCAGCGGAAATTGGGATGAAGGCGGGTTATTATCGCTCACACCACAAAAGCAAGCTAAACTTTGTCGAGCAGCAACTTTTTACTTGACTCAATACCCCAACTTAAACGACTTTCCCTGTCGCTTTGATGTTGCTTTAGTCTACTGTCAACGCTTTAACACTCACTCACCACCACCAATAAATAAGCCAGCAATCTTTGAATCGCTGGCACTACAAGTTAGAAATACTAAATTCAAATTACTCTTGCAAGAATACATTCTCGCAGCATTTGAATTTTATTCAAAGTTGTGAATCCTCAAGAGTTCTGACTAAAGGTGTCTTTACTCAACATTCATCACTCTTTAAGCCAAAGTTTCTGGGCAATAACCTAATCCTCGTACAAATTGCTGGCGGAAAGCTTCAATCTCTTCGCGCTCTGGGCTACCATGAGAGACTATGGCAACTTGATAGCGACGCATGACATCAATCGGTGATTGTCCAGCTTCTAAACTCCAAAGCGCCATATTGACACGCATGGGAGGTTCGTAGGGAATTCCCAGTTCATTGAGAAATGCCCGAAAGTCTCCATCATCTTGAGCATTTAAGGGCGAGTTCATTTTGACTTTTACCACCCAGCCATCAATTTGATGGATCACGGTTACAAATCTGACCGATAAATGCTGCACTTTGTGTAGATATTCAACAATTCTCAAAGTGAGGCTGGCGTTTGCGAGGTAGTAAAGGTATTCCATTTCCGTGGTTGGGAGACGCACCAATCCGACACTTCTATTGTGCCGAAGATAGGCGCTTCATTAATAGGGGAAAACCACCCAATTTAACCTGGGTAGATTCACCCAATTAAATATGTAAGTATGAATTGTAAAAAATTAGCGAAAAAAATCTGCAATCCTACGGTATTTAAAAAGAACAAGATGTGCCTATAAACAATGTAAAAGCTGCGATGGCTTGGCGAAATCAGTAATAATACGGATTTTCGAGTTGAAAACGGCAATACTGTAATATTTACACTCAAGACTATGTTGCGTCAATTATCTGCTCAAGAACAAGACAGCTTATTATCTGCATACGATTATGAATTACCCGAAGAGTTAATTGCCCAAAATCCCGCAGTCCCTAGAGATAGCGCGCGCTTATTAGTTGTTGATTCCACACGCCATCACCATCATCGATTTTACGAGTTACCACAACTGCTGCGATCAGGCGATTTACTGGTGATGAACAATACAAAGGTAATACCCGCACGGCTATATGGGCGTAAGCAAAGTGGTGCAGATGTTGAAGTGTTACTCTTAGAAGAACGCCAGCACAATCAATGGTTAGCCTTAGTCAAACCAGGAAGGCGTTTACCGCCAGGCGCAACGATTGTATTTGCAGGAAATGCAACCGATCCTTTAAGTGCAACTGTATTAGAAATCGACGCAGCGACTGGGGGGCGGTTGTTGCAATTTGATGTTCCGCCAGCAATGTCTTTGCTTCAAGTGTTAGATCAATACGGGCAAGTGCCTTTACCACCTTACATTACAAATTCTCAAGCCACCAGCGAACAATATCAAACAGTATATGCCGAGCAACCTGGTGCTGTCGCCGCTCCGACGGCTGGGCTGCATTTTACTCCAGAGTTACTCACGCGCCTCAAAGGTAAAGGAATCCGTACCGCTTTTGTGACACTACACGTCGGCGTGGGAACCTTTCGCCCTGTAGAAGTAGAAGACATCACAACGCATAAAATGCATGGGGAATGGGTAGAAGTCAGTGCAGATACTGTTGCGCAAATTCGCGAGACACAAGCCCAAGGCGGGAGAGTGTTTGCAGTGGGAACCACAGTGGTACGCTCATTAGAAGGTGCCGCAGTTTCAGGAGAATTACAACCTTTTTGCGGAAAAACCAACTTATTTATTTATCCTGGTTATCAATGGCGCGTTGTCGAAGGATTGATTACAAACTTTCATCTACCTAAATCAAGTTTGCTGATGCTGGTAAGTGCATTAATTGGACGTCAGCGCCTTTTGGCATTGTACCAAGAAGCGATCGCCGAGCGCTACCGCTTTTACTCGTTTGGTGATGCGATGTTGATTTTACCGCAATTTGAATCGATGTGTTGAGTTGCTTTCTTGACAATTGAGCGTAAAAATCGAAAATAGACGTCAATTTTGATTAACCTGGAAAAGATACCACGATCGCGAAAAGTGGATCAGCAGGCAAAGGGAACTATGAAGCGCAAGCAAAAACAGATTTTAAAATCTCTATCACACGGCAGTGGTGTTTTTCTGTCTACTTTTTTACTGTCGGTTGGTGCTGTTGGTTTTGCTAACGCCGAATCCGTTATTCCCGATGCTTCTGAATCCAGGGCGGAAACAACTGTTTTAGCGCAACTTCAGCCACAATCTCCGCCAACAGCACAGGGAAATGTGCAGTCAATATCGCTGACGAATATTTTACTTGCCACTTTAGTTGTGCTACTAGGTGCCGCGTTAGTTTCACTATTTTTATTACGTAAGTTTATCATTCGCGGTGTAGCTGATATTGTGATTATACGGCTGAAAGAACTTGAAGACGTTCAAAATGAAATTGCTAATGCCGATCGCAAAATTCAGGGTATCTTACAAGATGCGGAAGAAATCTTAGACGAGATTAACCACGAAGCCGAAGAGTTACAGCAAGAAATTACTGCCCAACGGGAAAATTTATCTCAAGTACTCGCTCATCTTTCGCAGTCACAGCAACAAGTAACAGCAAAATTAGAGAATCAATTCAAAACTTCAGCACAAGCAATTAAAAAGCTAGAAAATGAGTTTGCAGCGCAATTAGCAAGTCTCAAGCAACAAACGCAGCAGCAACAAACTTTAATTTTACAGAATCTCAAACAGCTACAAGATGACTTTTCACCGCATCTTTTAGAAATTAGAGCCGAAGTTCAAACGCAAAAAGATACAGTTCTACAACATCTAGAACAATCCCGCGTAGAGTTAATCAATCAATTAACACAAATTCAACAACAAACCGAGCAACAACGTAATGCAATTTTTCAAAACCTAGAACAAATTGTATCTGAATTTACTCCTCAAATTTCAACATTACACACCGAAGTTCAAGCACAAAAAGATACCGTTATTCAAAATTTACAACGTTCAGAAACCGAATTTGCTGAACAATTAGCACAAATTCAAGAACAATTACAAACACAACGCCGTAATATCTCGCAAG encodes the following:
- a CDS encoding pentapeptide repeat-containing protein, producing the protein MVKTIFRVCRWIAFWVLVVSVIASPLYISIPSAIALDYNKEILLNSDFSGRDLTDSSFNHANLRNSNFSHANLEGVSLFAANLESANLEGANLTNATLDSARLSNANLKDAVLEGAFAANAKFDKAIIDGADFTDVLLRRDEQDKLCKVAKGTNPTTGRETRETLMCF
- a CDS encoding YraN family protein → MTNPPASYYPDIGVLGEDLVAQWLQLQGCKILHRRWRCRWGELDIVAQQEATTPFVTFVEVKTRSSGNWDEGGLLSLTPQKQAKLCRAATFYLTQYPNLNDFPCRFDVALVYCQRFNTHSPPPINKPAIFESLALQVRNTKFKLLLQEYILAAFEFYSKL
- the queA gene encoding tRNA preQ1(34) S-adenosylmethionine ribosyltransferase-isomerase QueA; this encodes MLRQLSAQEQDSLLSAYDYELPEELIAQNPAVPRDSARLLVVDSTRHHHHRFYELPQLLRSGDLLVMNNTKVIPARLYGRKQSGADVEVLLLEERQHNQWLALVKPGRRLPPGATIVFAGNATDPLSATVLEIDAATGGRLLQFDVPPAMSLLQVLDQYGQVPLPPYITNSQATSEQYQTVYAEQPGAVAAPTAGLHFTPELLTRLKGKGIRTAFVTLHVGVGTFRPVEVEDITTHKMHGEWVEVSADTVAQIRETQAQGGRVFAVGTTVVRSLEGAAVSGELQPFCGKTNLFIYPGYQWRVVEGLITNFHLPKSSLLMLVSALIGRQRLLALYQEAIAERYRFYSFGDAMLILPQFESMC